The sequence CATAATAAAGTCCTCCTGTTTTTAGTTTATCATAAAAAGATTTTTTTATTTACAGACTTTTTATCACAGGCTCATATCTATGTTGATACTCCTAATATCTATACTATTCCCATTATGCCAATTTTTAATTCATCTTCTTTTTTTATAAATGCACCATATAAAATCGGTGATCTGGTTGTTGTAGCTTTTTGCCAGCACTCTCTCGAGGGAACAATTGATTCTGCGGAACAGGTAGAACCTGTTTCAAAAGATCGCTACTCTCTTGATGATGCGATTATTATCGGCAATATTACAGCACAATACACTGATCAGTATCCGGAAGATTTATCAATTATTCACAAGGAAAGTGGAAATTATATACGTTTTACTAAAGATGGAAATATAGAAATAGCTGGTAATACTAAAATAAATGGAAACTTAGAAGTCACTGGAACTGGAAATTTTGATGGATTACTAAACTCTTCTGAAGATGTTCAAAGTAACTCTATCAGTTTAGTTAATCACACTCATGGAAATGTTCAGTCTGGATCAAGTGATACGGGGGTGCCTAAATAATGAAAAGTAACGAAAGCTGGATTATGGATGATTTTGGAGATGTTACAATAAAAAAAAATATCATTTTAACAACTCCGGTACAAACAGTATCACAGCGTTTACAAAATAAAATTGCTCTTAATTATGGAGAATGGTTTTTACATAATCAGGAAGGAATAAACTGGTTTGGAAATGGTGATATTGAAGGAAATATTGGAAGAAAACTTACAGAATTAATTCTTGATTCACAAATACAAGAATATATCAAACAAGATAAAGATGTATCAAATATTCTAAAATATGAAACTAATCTTCAGGAAAATGGGAATTATCAGATAAATATAACCATTTATACTAAAGACAATGAAATAATAGAAATTTAAAAAGGAGGAGATATAATGGGGGCAATCACTCCTATCGGATATAAAAAAGAAACATTTTCAGAACATCTTGATAATATTGAAAAAAGATGGAAAGCTCGTTTGGAAGATGACCAATTTAGTTTTGACTTTAACACCCCTGAAGGGATTCATAATGAAGCCCTTACATATGAAATAACTTCTTTGGATGAACAACTGCTGGAATTATCCAATATGTTCAATATTGACGGCGCTAAGGGGATATTTTTAGATTATTTACAAAAACTTCTTCCTGTAGAACCAAGATATACAGGCAAAAAAGCAAATGGCTTAGTCATTATTGAATCTGGTACTTCACAAACAATTCCCAAAGATACAGTTATAAGAGCAGGAACTCTGGAATATAAAGTCATGGAAACTACAGTTATTAATCAAAATAGTAAAGAAGTGTATGTTATGGCTTCCGATACAGGTACAGAGTACAATATTCCTGAAAAAAGCATAACTAAAATTGACGGATTTCAGGTTTTGAATATTTACAACCCATATGCATTCACAAATGGAGAAGGCTTAGAAAGTGATTCAGATTTTAGATACAGACTTAAAAATGCCAAAAATAAAAGTGCAACTGCCACATATGATGCAATTAAAACCGCTCTTTTAGACCTTGATGTAGTTAATGATGTAATTATTCTGGATCCTAAAACTACTCCTGCTACTGCTAACGGTACTACAAAAATAATTGTGGACGGAACACCTGACAGAAAAATCGCAAAAGCAATTTTAGATACTCTGGCAGCAGGAATAAACACAATTGCAGATTCTGCTTTGGATTATCATACAGAAGAATTTCTAATCACTAAAAAGATCAAAACTGCTATTACTTACAATATCCTGAAATTTAAATCTTTAAAAATAAGAGTTGAAGTTCTTGAGGTAAACGGTGAAAAAGATAGTAGATGGACAAAGCCTATTCAGGATGAACTGATAAAATACTGTGATTCTCTCGGTCTTGGAGAACCAATGACATATAACGAACTTCATTCAGAGGTTAATGGTATAGATGAGATCAGATATGCCAAAGTATACGTTTTGGATAATTCTGATAATCCCAATGCAGATTATCAAATTTATAATCTGGAACATAAATTCGATATTCTTGATACACAGAAATATAAGTTAACCAGAAGTGATATTGAGGTAGTTTATGTATAGAGATGATAAGTTAAATGAAGTGCTGGAACGATTTCCGCACATGTATAATATAGACATCGGAAGCAACAATGAGTTTTTGATAAGTTCTATACTTGAAGAAATCAACAATCTGAATCAGGCCGTTTATGAACTTGCTTTAATGTTGAATGTTGATGAGGCAGAAGGTATCTGGCTTGACCGTCTTGGTAATATATTTGGTGTACACAGAGACTCCGGAGAAAATGATGATATATACAGAATCAGCATTTTACAATATTGGCTGATGGTAAGTAAAA is a genomic window of Sebaldella sp. S0638 containing:
- a CDS encoding Gp138 family membrane-puncturing spike protein → HNKVLLFLVYHKKIFLFTDFLSQAHIYVDTPNIYTIPIMPIFNSSSFFINAPYKIGDLVVVAFCQHSLEGTIDSAEQVEPVSKDRYSLDDAIIIGNITAQYTDQYPEDLSIIHKESGNYIRFTKDGNIEIAGNTKINGNLEVTGTGNFDGLLNSSEDVQSNSISLVNHTHGNVQSGSSDTGVPK
- a CDS encoding baseplate J/gp47 family protein, yielding MGAITPIGYKKETFSEHLDNIEKRWKARLEDDQFSFDFNTPEGIHNEALTYEITSLDEQLLELSNMFNIDGAKGIFLDYLQKLLPVEPRYTGKKANGLVIIESGTSQTIPKDTVIRAGTLEYKVMETTVINQNSKEVYVMASDTGTEYNIPEKSITKIDGFQVLNIYNPYAFTNGEGLESDSDFRYRLKNAKNKSATATYDAIKTALLDLDVVNDVIILDPKTTPATANGTTKIIVDGTPDRKIAKAILDTLAAGINTIADSALDYHTEEFLITKKIKTAITYNILKFKSLKIRVEVLEVNGEKDSRWTKPIQDELIKYCDSLGLGEPMTYNELHSEVNGIDEIRYAKVYVLDNSDNPNADYQIYNLEHKFDILDTQKYKLTRSDIEVVYV